In Cryptococcus neoformans var. neoformans B-3501A chromosome 3, whole genome shotgun sequence, the DNA window GTAATTGAGTGCAGTATGCAAACAGTAAACAAATGAAGTTGTGAGATGTGTTCAAGGCCTAATCCATGCTTGTCCACAAGCGTATATATTCGTTCCCCTAACGATCTTTTCGATGAAGACGAGCCGCTGCGGAAATGATCGGCATCATCTTGTGTCAAGAACAAAAGTCGACCTCGTCGTAGGACACGATGTCGCTATTCAGGTCAGATAAAACAAAGCCCGTGCTCATCAAAGAAACATAGATAATGACGGTACCTGTATCGATGTGTTAGAGAAATTCAGGGGGCTTGCGAATGTGGCAATGCGGTTGCTTTCGTGGATCAAAGCTATGGAAAATGAAACAGATGTCACGCAGAACAAAAAGCTATGAAATCGAAATGAAACAATGAACCACATGCGACGTTACCAGCAGACTTAATTATAATTATCAGCTGGAACAGAGTGGAGGTAGCGTCTGAGCGAGCGGAGATTTCACGGCATTTGCAAAATTGGCGCATCGCTAGAAAGGAACTGACAACAAAGCAGATACCACAGTTTCACGCGTCGACGCGTTTTTCGCTGCGGACAAATCAACCGACCGAAATGACATAAACAATTGACAACAACTCCATCTCAGAACATACTACTGATTAAGAGTCGGATCGCGACATTGCACTATACTGCTTTGCACTATAACATACAGCCTAGATATTAACAGTTTCCAACTTgaccttcatctcttcagACGCCATCATGTCAACTTCCACCCGAGGCGCCTTTATTGTCTTCGAAGGACTAGACCGTTGTGGAAAATCAACACAAGTAGACCGTCTAGTCCAGCGTCTAGAACGCCAGGGCCATAGAGCGCGTCTGCAAAAATTCCCTGGTACGGGCTGTCATGGTTGTCTAGTGAATGAGCTCATATTTTAACACCAGATAGAACGACGCAGATAGGGAAAATGATCGACGCCTATCTGCAATCCAAAACTGAAATAGATGACCATGCTAtccaccttctcttcagcGCTAACCGATGGGAGTGCTCGTAAGTAGCATGCTGCTCCATAGAAGATTGCTCATTGTCTGATAAATCATGGCGTCCCAGAGCAGCCATCAGGAGAGATCTAGCCAATGGCATAACTGTCATCGCTGACCGTTATGCGTTCTCGGGTATAGCTTTTTCAGCCGCCAAGGTTTGTGTTACGCTTGAATTTGTCCATATCCCCAAACTGACCAACAAGTAGGGTCTGCCTTTTGATTTCTGCTTGCACCCAGATGCGGGACTCCCTCTTCCGGACGTAACACTATATCTCACCTTGCCCCCAGAAACAGCAGCCAAGCGTTCCGCATATGGTGAAGAGCGCTATGAGTCTGTTTCGATTCAGCAAGCCGTCCGACAACAGTTCAAACTTGTTGCCAATGAAATTAAAAACCGACATGGCTCTGACAAATGGATTGAGATTGAAGCCGATGGGACATTCGAGGACGTTGAAGAACGAATATGGTCGCAGATAAGTAATGTTGTGGAATATTCAAACGGAAATATTGGGGATCTTTGGTCAAGATAGTTGAAATCGTAATGTATTGCCATCTTCCGCACACTGGAAGCACGACTGATAAGAAGACGTAATGAAAGATTTACAGCAAAACATCGATTTGTTCTGTTTGAGCCATAGCAATATGCTTCTGTTTTGTTGTACTTTCCATAGCCTATCGCTTCTTATGGCTTTTTCAAACATCAATAGCCAACCCATTGTTTCATTTTTgtatggagaagaagaagacgaataGGGACATGCTTGTTATTATTGCGTGTGATAAATATTGAATTAATTCTTTATCATAATCTTGAGCTTGTATAGAGTAAGGACAGTTGCGTGATGACGAATACTGGACGGATTAACGGAAGAAAACTAAAAATGACCGGCAGGCGTCGTCGTCCCGTGGTCGGTTATCAGCAAGTGCCCGGCGTTCGTTCGTTTCTCAATTGCGTATAGAAAGAAGTGTCATCAATGCATTCTCCACATTCTCCCATACATCCGTTCCTTATTGCGTACCAACCAAGAAATAGGTGCTACCACTCACAAACCTCTACTCAACCATTACTTCTGCGTTCCATCCACAATGCAGACTTCCACGCGATCGGAGCCTTTGGAAGGTTTAAAGGACAGCCATGAACGATCGATGGCAACCAATCATCTTgatgtcgaagaagaggtaaGCGGCGGGTGACTTGTCATGTCAAACCCCTTATGCTTATGCCGCCATACAGCTATCGTTCTATGCATCATACCATTCGAACAAAACAAACCAAATGATTCACTTCTTTTGCATTCCTCAAATATTATGGTTCGTGGTTGCTTACAATCTGCGACCCTTTTGTCATCTGGGCTGTGGTCTAACACACTTGATGCTTCCAGGACTTGGCTCATTGTTGCCGCCCATGTTACCTTACCAGATGCAAAGCTGTTTACCTTAACTTGGGGTCTAGCTTTCCAACCTAGCCTCGCGCTAGCATTCATCACTTCCTATATGACGTATTACACATTGCTTGATCCAATTGGAGGTGTAAGTATGGCCTGCATTTCACTTTCCAATACTCTTCTAGGCTTACACCTCTGACATTTATAGGTAACTTATATTCCAGTTGGGAGTCTACTTTACCTCACTGCCACCTATCTTGCCACATCGCCACCTTCTTGGCTTCCCCTGACATCTCCTGCGGAACCATCCGCCATACCATTTGCTCTCGCCATCCACGGGCTAGCTTGGATCGCGCAGTTTATTGGACATGGAGTCTTTGAACACAGGGCGCCCGCTTTATTGGATAATCTTGTCCAGGGTAAGGGCATTTTTCAAATCTGGTTGAGGTGGGCATTATTGATCAAGTGGTAGCTCTCGTCCTTGCTCCTTTCTTTGTCCATCTCGAAGCCTTGTTCGCGCTTTTCAACTGTGAGTGATAAGAAACTGCGATGCTGATATTGCTTGCTAACTCGGGATTGGGGCTTACCAAAATATTATTCCTGCAGACAAACCTGATCTACacaagaagatcaaggctAGAGCCGGGCTTCGGATCAGCGAGATGAACAGACAAAAGAGTCACAAAGCTGAGTGAAACTGATCATTAAACTGAAACTTGTCGAGTACTAGTATTTTGTGAAAGATTGAAGTGAACGAGTGTTATGCACGACATCCCTCCGTGGACAGCACAGATGCTATTATGCTGAATCTCTCAGTTATTTAACACGTTCCGCCGTCATTATTGTGCAGATGTATGGTTAGTCAAAAACTAACAGTTGATTGTCCGATGAATGAATATATAACCCGACGTCCTCGAATAGCGAGCAATCATATGATTATCAAGTATTGTAAAAGTACAAGGGAGATGATTGTCAAGTACTGGAAAGATAAGAACGGAGATAATTTACTCAAATTGTTCGGATCATTATCTATCCTGCTTGATATTACCATATGCTACTACTACCTACCCAAAAAAGGACCACAGGTGCTTGATGATAGACTCCTGTGAACTACTGTCAGCTCACGCCATTTCGCAAACCGTGGAAACCAATAGGCAGAAGGATCTCTCAGTGTAACTATGAACTAAGGTCCCTCATCATCCGAACGACCCCAACTTCCTAGCTCAAGCTCCCAAGACGGGAGACATCGAAAAGACCGAAGGGATCTGGAGAATTTTACTCTCCCGGACATGGGTGAAATGGGATAaattttcttcttggagATCCTGTATGCCTAGAATGAAGATAAATGATACTCACTTTATATTAATTTTAGAACAAGGGGAAACAAAACGGAGTGTGGGGAGACGGTTGTATGAATAATATGGTTTCAACTTTTGGTCCACTCAAGCAAATGCGAGGAGTTTGGGTTGTGGGAGCTCGCGCACAAAATAGGAAAAATAAATACCTTTTGAATTTCTTTCCTGGAATCTAAATAATTAAAGTCTATAAATACAGCTTCTGCTTCTTATTTAATTATTTGTTTGTGGGTCGCGGCGGTCGGCGCACGCTGGGAGTCATTCATTTGCATTATTTACCGCTTATTTTTATTATTAACACCTGACTACTGGCTAGGCTAGAAGGCGGGTCTCCACCTAGCCTTTTCGTTTGCCCATGCCATCATACTGTCATGCTGTTTGGTCGTAGGAGTGGTGAGCTGCTGCATGTATAAGTGAACAGATATATGAATTCATGATGTTACGCTGATTGTTAATCGCAAATATACAGTCCGATGAGGGAGACAGACGACAAGGATTCTATTATTCGTGTTCGAGTTCTGGCGCCAGCAGcggtgaaagaggatagCGCATTGTAGTGCACTTGATGATACATATCGATCTAAGTGTAGTGGCAAATGCGAAGCTGGTATGCATTTGCATCGTTTCCATTATGCAATACTGCTCAGTCTTCAAGGACAATTGTTTTCCCCACTGGTACGACTGAAAACTGATTTTCACTGACGTCCAACAGCTGCCTTGCAAGCTCTAGATCTAAAGGAGGCTTGTTGTCTGCCCCAGGAGATTAGCATCACCAATGTGTCGTCAGGATGGTATTTTTGCTCAGGgaagaacactcacaagCTTCGtcgctcatcatccatgTTCCCCAGTGCACACCAATACTTTTTCTAACGTGCATCTGTAAAGCCATCCTGACTGCCCCTTCAGGATCTGTATGTTGAAGATGCATGTGCCATCGGGGCTCATAAGAGCCAATAGGAATTGCAGCAAGATCAACTGGGCCCATTATCCGGCCTACAGCATGGAACAGTGTGGGCGAGTATCTGACCTTCTGTATCAGTTTTCACGCTTAGGACACGATATGCTATCAACCGCTTACCCAGTGTCACCGAGATGGATGAATGATTTGGGTTTGTCGGTATCGGATTTAACATGGAATGCGGCCCAGAGTGTGGCATTCGTATCTAGAGGAGAACGGGCAGACCAATGCATGCTGGGCACGGCAGTAATCGTGTACGTCTTGTCCTTTTGGCCGGGTCGAGAGAGTGTGTGTTTGGTTTCCTGCCACCAGCTAATGCGAATCTATATCAGAAACAGGAGATGATCCGATCAATAGAGACGTACTCGAGTTCTGTCACCCTAGTAGCCCCATGCTTGCGCAAAAAAGGACCACACCCTACAGGCACGATCCATTCACAGCTGTCACCTAGTTCCAAAATGGCACCGGGATCCAGATGGTCAAAGTGACTGGCAAGAGAGTTAGCTACAAGTCTCAGTGCGATGAATTTGGGCTCCTAACTTACTTGTGAGATACAAGGACAACGTCAACCCTCTTAAGTTCACTTAAAGTGCAGGGAGGTGGCCGTAATCTTTCAGGTGCAAGTCGAGACGGAATAGTGCGATGCTGAAGAGCCGGATCCGTAAGGATGGCCAGGTTATCGAGAGTCACGTAAGATGTTGATTGGCCAAGCTTATCCTGCAAGTTAGCGTGTCACATAATATGTAGATAAATCCATTTTACTTACCCATGTGCAGGTGTATTTATCAGTGATTTCGATGTCGCTGCCTCCGCTACCTGATTCACGAGTCGTTGGTGTttcagaagatgaagacgggTAGAGAAGATCAAAATCCGGGCGTTCTACCGGGAGGTCAGGTATAGGTCTATCTGGCGGTACTCCTCTGCAAAAGAAGTGAGTAATGGTCCATTAATACGGACTAATTATCACTTGCCCGTTGTAGAAGAGCTTCAAAGTTAGAGTCGAAATGACACCTTTCCAGAGGGCCCATTCCTTTATGAATCAGTCTTGTACAAGGGCACCACTCCTCAAGGGCAGCACTTACCCAAGCCCCTTGTTCTCTCCATTCCACATACGGATTCCAGTATCTCCCAGCGAATTTAAGGCTTGAATACCTGAACCGACGAAAATCAgtttccttccctttcaaaGTCAACTCTACCATAACTCACCGCTCTTTCAACGCATTTCGCTCAATCTCGGTTGCTGGCTGTGCATGATCAGGTCCTCCGCCCGGCAATGTTTCTAATGTCTTGATGAGTTTCTTGTTTCGTTCTCGGATATGTGCCCTGCGAAGGGTATCGGTGTACGCTAATACAGAATGTTAAGGAACTCAGTTTTTATCATGTATTCCAGGAAAACATACCATAATACCCTAGCCAAATTCCTGTCCAAGCCACTGGCAGGATTATTGCAGCACGCTTGAGACCGTGAAGACCTGTAGCAAGCATGATCGAAAATAGTGGGGCGTTCTCTAGTGTCTTCTATTGTTGAGCTCTATAGACTGCCCATGACGGGAGCTTCCGATGGGCTGGCGGACTAACTGAGTGCTGGCTGAGAGAGGTGTATCGAGAAAAGAGAGTCTTAGGTGAACAATTGGAAGTGTCGGCCAAATAGGCGAGCATGAGGCAGTCACCGACACGTGGCAACTTTTGTTATTTATTTCGACGTCGGCGGCCAacttcttccgtctctcTATAGTTCCGCCTGTCCGCTTTGGTCTCGAATACTGATcctcccccctcccccttcctGCCACCGCCATCCTATGCACAGGCCAGCCCGCGGCGCCCTCCGCATCTCCACACGCCTGGCCACTCggcctcctcttcccgccCTTATACACTCCCGCCCGTACTCACTCTCCGCCACAGAGCCCCCGCCAAACCTACAGCCACATCAGTATCCAGCCTTCGAACGCCTGTCAACCGCACTCTCTCTGAAGCAGCCATGTTTCGG includes these proteins:
- a CDS encoding hypothetical protein (HMMPfam hit to DUF962, Protein of unknown function (DUF962), score: 16.4, E(): 4.7e-08); translated protein: MSKKRTWLIVAAHVTLPDAKLFTLTWGLAFQPSLALAFITSYMTYYTLLDPIGGVTYIPVGSLLYLTATYLATSPPSWLPLTSPAEPSAIPFALAIHGLAWIAQFIGHGVFEHRAPALLDNLVQVVALVLAPFFVHLEALFALFNYKPDLHKKIKARAGLRISEMNRQKSHKAE
- a CDS encoding hypothetical protein (HMMPfam hit to Thymidylate_kin, Thymidylate kinase, score: 210.9, E(): 2.3e-60), whose amino-acid sequence is MSTSTRGAFIVFEGLDRCGKSTQVDRLVQRLERQGHRARLQKFPDRTTQIGKMIDAYLQSKTEIDDHAIHLLFSANRWECSAAIRRDLANGITVIADRYAFSGIAFSAAKGLPFDFCLHPDAGLPLPDVTLYLTLPPETAAKRSAYGEERYESVSIQQAVRQQFKLVANEIKNRHGSDKWIEIEADGTFEDVEERIWSQISNVVEYSNGNIGDLWSR